A genomic window from Streptomyces sp. WMMC940 includes:
- a CDS encoding DUF72 domain-containing protein, whose protein sequence is MPMLVGTSGWQYKDWRGGLYPPGVPQRLWLEEYSRRFATVENNNAFYRLPAREVFASWRERTPGDFVMAVKASRYLTHLKRLHDPGEPVARLMDRAEALGGRLGPVLLQLPPNFREDTAALDACLRCFPRRVRVAVELRHRSWWDAERELRKVLERHGSALCWADRGSRPVTPLWRTADWGYLRLHGGLAQPPPRYGRQATTAWVRRLAGCWPDEDDVYVYFNNDTGGAAVVDAARFARSAAASGRTVTRTPDVTG, encoded by the coding sequence ATGCCCATGCTCGTCGGAACCTCCGGGTGGCAGTACAAGGACTGGCGCGGCGGCCTCTACCCGCCCGGGGTGCCGCAGCGGCTCTGGCTGGAGGAGTACTCCCGCCGGTTCGCCACGGTGGAGAACAACAACGCCTTCTACCGTCTCCCGGCCCGGGAGGTCTTCGCCTCCTGGCGGGAACGCACGCCCGGGGACTTCGTCATGGCGGTGAAGGCGAGCCGCTATCTGACGCATCTGAAGCGGCTGCACGACCCCGGCGAGCCGGTGGCGCGGCTGATGGACCGGGCCGAGGCGCTCGGCGGCCGGCTGGGACCGGTCCTGCTGCAACTGCCGCCGAACTTCCGTGAGGACACCGCGGCGCTGGACGCCTGTCTGCGCTGCTTCCCCCGTCGCGTCCGGGTCGCCGTCGAGCTGCGCCATCGCTCGTGGTGGGACGCCGAGCGGGAACTCCGGAAGGTACTGGAGCGGCACGGGAGCGCGCTGTGCTGGGCGGACCGGGGGTCCCGCCCCGTCACCCCGCTCTGGCGCACGGCCGACTGGGGCTATCTCCGGCTCCACGGCGGGCTCGCCCAGCCCCCGCCGCGCTACGGCCGCCAGGCGACGACGGCCTGGGTGCGGCGTCTGGCCGGCTGCTGGCCCGACGAGGACGACGTGTACGTGTACTTCAACAACGACACGGGAGGCGCTGCCGTCGTGGACGCCGCGCGGTTCGCCCGGTCCGCCGCGGCGTCGGGCCGGACCGTGACCCGTACGCCCGACGTCACGGGCTGA
- a CDS encoding PH domain-containing protein translates to MALFGNAHTVDPAKAQQDYARLLGQGEQVHAAFLLIRDTILFTDRRLLLVDKQGITGKKVEYHSVPYRSITHFAVETAGTFDLDAELKIWISGSAAPIQKTFTKGVDIYEVQAILTQFVAR, encoded by the coding sequence ATGGCGCTGTTCGGAAACGCGCACACGGTCGATCCGGCCAAGGCGCAGCAGGACTACGCGCGGCTGCTGGGGCAGGGGGAGCAGGTGCACGCCGCGTTCCTGCTGATCCGCGACACCATCCTGTTCACCGACCGCCGGCTGCTGCTGGTCGACAAGCAGGGCATCACCGGCAAGAAGGTGGAGTACCACTCCGTCCCCTACCGCAGCATCACGCACTTCGCGGTGGAGACGGCCGGCACGTTCGACCTGGACGCCGAGCTGAAGATCTGGATATCGGGGAGCGCCGCGCCGATCCAGAAGACGTTCACCAAGGGCGTCGACATCTACGAGGTTCAGGCGATCCTCACGCAGTTCGTCGCCCGGTAG